The following nucleotide sequence is from uncultured Draconibacterium sp..
CTACAATAATATTCATACCAATCTAAAAGGTTATTTATTTAGGGCTGTTAGAAATAATACTCTGCATGCTATTCGGAAAGAATCAAAATTTAGGTTTGAAGAAATTGATAATCATGTTCATAGTCTGATTGAAGACGAATTGCCGGAAGATGAATTAAAGGGCTTAAAGGATCTTCTTTTCAAACAAATTGAGCAACTGCCACCGAAAGGAAGAGAAATTTTCAGGGCAATTGTTTTTGAGAATATGAAATACAGCCAAGTTGCAGAACGTTATGGTATATCTGTTAATACGGTAAAGACACAGTATTCAAGATCGCTGTCAAAACTGCGGAAATTTCTAAATGTTCTGATCGTATTAGCCTTGCCCTAAACTATGCCGTATTCATTATTAAAGCCGGCAAAACCACTGTTCAAATCAATCGGATAGCTGACTTTTGAACAACTTACATTGTGTAATCTTAATCCAGTTAAAAATTTCAAATTGAAATTTTATTTTGCATTATTCATGAAAAAAGAAATCTTTCTTGTCACCCGATTACAAAAATGTT
It contains:
- a CDS encoding RNA polymerase sigma-70 factor yields the protein MADFEQDIITKLRSGDENSLRELFDLYYKPLCLFALKYVDSFEQAEDIVQDTFINFWNSRSYNNIHTNLKGYLFRAVRNNTLHAIRKESKFRFEEIDNHVHSLIEDELPEDELKGLKDLLFKQIEQLPPKGREIFRAIVFENMKYSQVAERYGISVNTVKTQYSRSLSKLRKFLNVLIVLALP